A section of the Carya illinoinensis cultivar Pawnee chromosome 12, C.illinoinensisPawnee_v1, whole genome shotgun sequence genome encodes:
- the LOC122288868 gene encoding mediator of RNA polymerase II transcription subunit 30-like isoform X1, whose product MEQKISSPLTSAKTTQELAIEGQKHLEKTIESAFQILSSMNDELCNPALWSTTTSTSLPSATAITTNTTPIANGPSSLSSNGVANGDAAASDTHPAESVGGTGGALEEARFRYKNSVNSLRAVIAAIPSSQKAKSFEMGSTPSGLESLEDQTEIQKLEERASSLRKELANKNMYLKLLIDQLRDLITDISTWQSPCSV is encoded by the exons ATGGAACAGAAGATCTCGTCCCCGTTAACGAGCGCGAAGACCACGCAAGAGCTGGCAATTGAAGGCCAGAAGCATCTAGAAAAAACGATAGAGTCAGCCTTCCAGATCCTTTCCTCCATGAACGACGAGCTCTGTAACCCCGCCTTGTGGTCCACCACTACTTCTACTTCTTTACCATCTGCGACTGCCATCACTACTAATACGACCCCAATTGCCAATGGCCCTTCTTCTCTATCCTCGAACGGTGTTGCCAATGGCGACGCCGCCGCTTCCGACACGCATCCCGCTGAGAGTGTTGGTGGTACTGGAGGAGCGCTCGAGGAAGCTCGGTTTCGGTATAAGAACTCTGTGAACTCACTTCGTGCAGTTATCGCCGCAATCCCTAGCTCTCAGAAG GCAAAGTCATTTGAAATGGGTTCAACTCCAAGTGGCCTGGAATCCCTAGAAGATCAGACTGAAATTCAGAAGTTAGAAGAGCGAGCCTCTAGTCTAAGAAAG GAACTTGCAAACAAGAACATGTATCTCAAGCTTCTCATAGATCAGCTACGAGATCTTATTACTGACATTTCTACATGGCAAAGTCCTTGTTCTGTATGA
- the LOC122290337 gene encoding non-specific phospholipase C6-like codes for MGGSKTRPSGPPSFGSIFLLFLTLSWVFPLTHFVSAVPPPQQPIKTIVVLVMENRSFDHMLGWMKKAINPLINGVTGEECNPVSTNQTNPDSICFSDDAEFVDPDPEHTFEAVAQQVFGSGSIPSMTGFVEQALSVSPNLSETVMKGFRPESVPVYAALVREFAVFDRWFSAIPGPTQPNRLFVYSATSHGSTSHIKNKLAFGYPQKTIFDSLHENGMNFGIYFQSMPTTFFYRNLRKLKYIFKFHLFDSKFKKDALKGKLPSLTVIEPRYFDILEMPANDDHPSHDVANGQKLVKEVYETLRASPQWNETLFVITYDEHGGFYDHVKTPYNDVPNPDGNTGPAPYFFKFDRLGVRVPTIMVSPWIKKGTVISASKGPTPNSEFEHSSIPATIKKMFNLSSNFLTYRDAWAGTFEQVVGELTSPRTDCPETLPDVTPLRTTEAKEDSKLSEFQSEIVQLAAVLNGDHFLSSFPDEMSSKMDVKEAHEYVEGAVARFIRASKEAIMLGADESTIVDMRSSLTTRSSIHN; via the exons ATGGGAGGTTCCAAAACCCGGCCATCAGGTCCGCCTTCATTCGGCTCTATTTTCCTGCTATTTCTCACTCTGTCATGGGTTTTCCCACTCACCCATTTTGTCTCAGCAGTCCCACCTCCCCAGCAACCCATCAAAACCATAGTGGTTTTGGTTATGGAGAACAGGTCCTTTGACCACATGCTCGGATGGATGAAAAAAGCCATTAACCCATTAATCAATGGAGTCACAGGAGAAGAATGCAATCCAGTATCCACCAACCAGACAAACCCAGACTCCATTTGCTTCTCGGACGACGCTGAGTTCGTGGATCCGGATCCTGAGCACACCTTCGAAGCAGTGGCGCAGCAGGTTTTTGGCTCTGGCTCTATTCCTTCCATGACTGGTTTTGTGGAACAAGCACTCTCAGTGTCCCCAAACCTCTCCGAAACTGTCATGAAAGGCTTTAGACCTGAATCTGTGCCGGTCTACGCGGCTTTGGTTCGTGAATTTGCTGTCTTTGATAGGTGGTTCTCTGCAATTCCTGGCCCGACTCAACCCAATAGGCTGTTTGTGTATTCTGCAACTTCTCATGGTTCCACAAGccacattaagaataaattgGCTTTCGGGTATCCACAAAAAACCATATTTGACTCACTTCATGAGAATGGTATGAACTTTGGGATTTACTTCCAAAGCATGCCCACAACTTTcttttacagaaatttgaggaagTTGAAGTACATATTCAAGTTCCACCTCTTTGATTCGAAGTTCAAGAAAGATGCTCTAAAGGGAAAGCTTCCAAGCTTAACAGTAATCGAGCCAAGGTATTTCGATATACTGGAAATGCCTGCAAATGATGATCACCCTTCTCATGATGTGGCTAATGGGCAAAAATTAGTTAAGGAGGTTTATGAGACATTGAGAGCAAGTCCTCAGTGGAATGAGACTCTATTTGTGATTACCTATGACGAGCATGGTGGGTTCTATGATCATGTCAAGACTCCTTATAATGATGTTCCTAACCCAGATGGGAACACAGGTCCTGCTCCATATTTCTTCAAGTTCGATAGGCTTGGCGTTCGTGTGCCGACAATTATGGTCTCTCCTTGGATCAAGAAAGGGACAG TAATAAGTGCCTCAAAAGGGCCTACTCCAAACTCCGAGTTCGAGCACTCTTCAATCCCTGCAACCATaaagaagatgttcaacctCTCCTCTAACTTCTTGACTTATAGGGATGCATGGGCTGGGACATTTGAGCAGGTTGTTGGGGAATTAACGTCTCCTAGAACCGATTGCCCGG AGACTCTGCCAGATGTGACACCTTTAAGGACCACAGAAGCAAAGGAAGATAGTAAGTTATCCGAGTTTCAAAGTGAGATAGTTCAACTAGCAGCCGTTCTTAATGGCGACCACTTCTTGAGCAGCTTCCCAGATGAAATGAGCAGcaaaatggatgtgaaagaagCACATGAGTATGTGGAAGGTGCTGTTGCAAGGTTCATAAGAGCAAGCAAAGAAGCCATCATGTTAGGGGCAGATGAATCTACCATTGTAGATATGAGATCATCTCTCACCACCAGATCCTCCattcataattaa
- the LOC122288868 gene encoding mediator of RNA polymerase II transcription subunit 30-like isoform X2 → MEQKISSPLTSAKTTQELAIEGQKHLEKTIESAFQILSSMNDELCNPALWSTTTSTSLPSATAITTNTTPIANGPSSLSSNGVANGDAAASDTHPAESVGGTGGALEEARFRYKNSVNSLRAVIAAIPSSQKELANKNMYLKLLIDQLRDLITDISTWQSPCSV, encoded by the exons ATGGAACAGAAGATCTCGTCCCCGTTAACGAGCGCGAAGACCACGCAAGAGCTGGCAATTGAAGGCCAGAAGCATCTAGAAAAAACGATAGAGTCAGCCTTCCAGATCCTTTCCTCCATGAACGACGAGCTCTGTAACCCCGCCTTGTGGTCCACCACTACTTCTACTTCTTTACCATCTGCGACTGCCATCACTACTAATACGACCCCAATTGCCAATGGCCCTTCTTCTCTATCCTCGAACGGTGTTGCCAATGGCGACGCCGCCGCTTCCGACACGCATCCCGCTGAGAGTGTTGGTGGTACTGGAGGAGCGCTCGAGGAAGCTCGGTTTCGGTATAAGAACTCTGTGAACTCACTTCGTGCAGTTATCGCCGCAATCCCTAGCTCTCAGAAG GAACTTGCAAACAAGAACATGTATCTCAAGCTTCTCATAGATCAGCTACGAGATCTTATTACTGACATTTCTACATGGCAAAGTCCTTGTTCTGTATGA